The DNA sequence TTCGTGGAAAcagtacagatgataatacagtACTTAGCAGAAAGAGTACAGATGATAGTACAGTACTTAGCAGAAACAGTACAGATGATTATACAGTTCTTAGCAGAAACAGAACAAATGATAATACAGTACTTAGCGGAAACAGTGCAAATGATAATACAGTTCTTAGCAATAACAGAACAAATGATAATACAGTACTTAGCGGAAACAGTGCAAATGATAATACAGTACTTAGCAGAAACAGTACAGACTCTAAAATCTAAGTCTGGTTCGTGAAAGGGCCTTTTAGCAATGGCTTAAGTGGTATTCTATTACACAGATAAATTCAGTGGACTTTTATATCtcaaaagaccagaaaatgtaacactCTGAGTCCAAGTAATGGAATAGTTTTAttcaaacagttttattttgccATAGCTCCAACTTCTTGATGAAAAAGCAAAGATCTGCCATAATTTGATCTGAGAGTAAGTTTATGCGATCTCAGTTTGTTACCAGATACCGGTATTAATAAATCTATTAGAAGAATACATATTTACTTACAAATGAATGTCTCCTTTACACATTGTTATTACTTGtataacatactgtaaaatcatatgatTTTGTGGAGAAGAAATTTTGTGGTTTCAGCTAGAAAGACTAATATGGGGGAtctgtttttcaatatttcatgGATAACGTGTtaagataaaatgaatgagaattttgctCATTTGTTGAGATTTAAGTTTGTTTATTGACACGACCATggaatccacgaaaattagtcccccacaaaaattaataatattactGTACTAGACGCATAAAACTTTTGTATATTAAGATGtattgaaatgttaaatattCCCAAAAATATTGGACAGTCATACATGTACAGTCATTAATGGTGTAAACTATTTGTAAATATGAATCATAAACTACACGAAAAGTGCAATATTTAGCTTTTAACATATTAAACATTATGCAGAATATAAGGTATGTATTCATTTTGTCCCAGTAATGTAGATCTTCATATTTCTTCATTTGTAATGACAGGTTTTGAGAGATAGTGAAAATGTGTGTGCTGTAAATATGCCAAGCTGAAATCATAAGCTTCTACTTAAATACATTAATCAAATATCACTGCCATATTTGTTCAAGTAAACCTTAATTGTTAAGGCTTTTCTTATATTTAATTTCACATATTAATGTATAACATTTTTGtatgatgataaaaatgataactaaatatttcatactttaaaacCACAGGCTAAAGTTCTACCTTACTTTTATTCATCAATGCCTTTAACTaggaaaaatcattttttctccattttttgtGTTGCTTAAAAAGACTCCGACATAGAGATCATATATTggcaaaatttctgaaaatattcaGCAGATTGTatttaatatcataaaaacacattCAAATAGAAAGATTTCATTCTTCTTTTGCACTTTTAAAGTTTACTTatagaaaattgataaatatcaaTCAGGACCTTGAAACATTTTAGATACATGTGTTGATAAGGTATCTGTAAACATGTCTTACTTTATGCTTGAGTTATGAAACAGGAAAGTAGTTTTATTGAATTAAATGACATGCATAGACAAATTGACAAATAATGATGTCAGTAGGCCTATTTCTTATATCTCTCCTATAATGTTTTGAAGTATTGAAGTGCTTCAGCCCATTCTACAttcaacacaatttttttttcagtgaaggAATCATTAGAAAGGCTTCATAGAAAACTTGTTAAAGAATAATTAGAAATACTTTATAGAAAACCTTTTTGTTATCATTATTGTATTATATCGTGATATAATGCTagttattgtaatttattttagatatagcAGTTCtgttattatatacatttacagtTATCATTATAAACAGTTGCATACATTGTATTTGACAGAATAAATTTGCAAggaatatgttttgtttattctTCATTCTAAAAGTCtttcacaaatatatttttagctcacctgtcacatagtgacagggtgagcttttgtgatcgcccttcgtccgtcgtccatcctcAATTTCtcgtctgcacgatagtggtttcatttatgattttattttaaccaaacttgcatacaacttgtatcaccataagatcttggttcttttcttgaactggccagatcccattattggttccagagttatggcccctgaaagggcctgaaggggccagaattagctattttgacattgactgcacaatagcagcttcatttatgatttgaatttaatgaaacttgcacaaaacttgtgtcaccataagatctcgcttcctttcttgaaccggccagatcccataatgggtttagagttatggcctctgaaagggccaaaattagctattttgaccatgtctgcgcaatagcagcttcatttatgatttgattttaatcaaacttgcacacaacttgtatcactacaatatcttgatttctttcttaaactggccaaattccgttatgggttccagaataATTATGGCCCcagatagggccagaattagctattatgaccttgtctgcacaatagcagcttcatttacaatttgaatttaatcaaacttgcacaaaaacttttgtcagcataagatcttggttcctttcttgaactggccagatcccatgatgggtttcagagttatggcccctgaaagtgtcaaaattagctattttgaccttgtctgcgcaatagcagcttcatttatgatttgattttaaccaaacttgcacacaacttgtatcaccacaaaatcttggttcctttcttgaactggccagattccttgataggttctagagttatggcctctgaaagggcaaaaattagctattttgaccttgtctgcacaatagcagcttcatttatgatttgattttaacttgcacacaacttgtatcaccataagatctcaattcctttttatacgccctaataGACGTATTATGATATCACCTCGAtgtccttctgtctgtctgttggttagcaatttcccttctgccctgtaactcttgaaccccttgaaggatttcaaagaaacctgacacaaatgttctgTCATTAttatgttcacctcatcgaaacgatgtgcagatcgcatgtttcggatggctcacttcaaggtcaaggtcacacttaggggtcaaaagtcatacgactttgttttgtgtgtatattgctctgcatttgcgttgcattgctgtgctcttgtttttatttggaagatccgtcttttgttcacttacaatatttttttaattacttcccttttatgttactataaatagcttatttagtaactttttttattattggccttagggaaaaaccgagaccacattcctgtggtacaacatggatggtacctccaatttataggtgtattttgacatatctgtacatttaagaaaatttcaactatattttctcatgattcttttgattgatcttgattatgattttttgaccttcttgtccttaagtgcaatgatgacaggtgagtgatttagggccattatggccctcctGTATATAAGTCTGATCTAGATACAGttaaatcaaaatatgaaaattcatATATGCGAATGCTGTACTACCCAGATTTTTATATGCTCAAAGgtacgtattatgttatacccccggtgtccatccattagcagtttcgtgtccgctctgaaacttgaaccacttgaaggattttaaagaaactttacacaaatgtttaccacagcgaaacaacgtgcagagcgcatgttctgggtggcgcgcttcaaggtcaaggtcacacttgggggtcaaaggtaaTATGAACGTGTTTCATGTCCGCTCAGTAACTCTTGACTCCCTTGAAGGATCTCAAagaaactttgcataaatgttggacgacgtgcagagtgcatgttctggacgGCTCACTTCAAGGTTAAGGTCCAACTAAGTTGTCTGCCAGTgtgaaaatgtgacttctgatggcatttttagctcgactatacgaagtataaggagagctatcctactcgacccggcgtcagcgtctttccacgtccccaccttggttaaagtttttttttacactttctctttttttcaacttatctttgtaactacttgatggatttgattcaaacttgaaatacttatttctcatcatcatccagatcatctgacataagggccataacgctgataccaatattttatgaattatccccccttttcacttagattttcaggttaaagatgcactttcactctatctctgttattactgaatggatttaattcaaacttaaaatagttgttcagtatcatcacccacatcatatgacacaaggtgcataactctagcaccattttttcatgaattatttcccctttttacttagaatttcaggttaaagttttggtgcactttcactctacctctgttattactgaaatgatttgattcaaacttaaaatagttgttcagcatcatcacccacatcatatgacacaagatgcataactctggcacaatttttcatgaattattcccctttttacttagaatttcaggttaaagttttatgcactttcactctgtctctgttatcactgaatggatctgattcaaacttaaacaattgttcaacatcattacccttatatgacacaaggtgcataactctgggaccaatttttcatgaattatttcccctttttacttagaatttcaggttaaagttttgatgcactttcactctgtctctgttattactgaatggatttaattcaaacttaaaatagttgttcaacataatcacccacaccatatgatagatacaaggtgcataactctggcaccaatatttaatgaattatgcccctttttgcttaggatatacttatatagtgttttgatacatttgatctttacctctcttattttatgccccccttcgaagaaggaggggtatattgttttgcagatgtctgtcggtctgtctgtctgttggtcggtctgtatgtagaccaatccgtttccggatgataagtcaagaacgcttgggcctaggatcatgaaagttgataggaaagtTGGTCAttacctgcagatgacccctattgattttgagatccgtatgtcaaaggtcaaggtcaaggtcacagtgaccctgaacagttaaacgctttccggatgataactcaagaacgcttgggcctaggatcatgaaagttgataggaagattggtcatgaccagcagatgactcctattgattttgagttcagtttgttaaagttcaaggtcacagtgacccaaaacagttaaacggtttctggatgataactcaagattgggtgggcctaggatcgtgaaagttgatagagagattgcttatgaccagcagatgacccctattgattttgaggtcagtaggtataagttcaaggtcacagtgaccaggtaCAGTAAAagggtttccgggcgataactcaagaacgcttgggccgaagATCAGGAAAactgatagggagattgatcatgaccggcagatgacccctattgatttttaggtcatttggttaaagttcaaggtcagattggccaggaacagttaaaccggtttctggacgataacttgagaacgcttgggccaagggtaaTGAAAGATGAAagtgaggttcatcatgaccagcagatgaaccctattgattttaaggtcagtaggtcaaaggtcaaggttacagtgacccggaacatttaaaccgtttgcagacaataactcgagaatgcttaggcctaggatcatgaaacttgatagggaggttggtcatgacctgtagatgacccctatagattttgagatctgtaggctaaaggtcaaggtcacattgacccggaatatttaaacaattttcagacgataccttgagaacgcttgggtctaggatcactaaacttgacagagatgttgatcatgaccaggagatgacccatattgatttttagatcagtaggtcaaaggtcaatgtcacattgaaccagaacagtagaacttttgtttacagtgtgcaaataatttctgttccttgtgcaattactgaatgcatcaaggggggcatttcgtgttcgacgagctctagttgacatagactcaggcttttgtgcaatatcttcatccacaattggagtcattaaaaactccagtgacagctctagtttcctcagatgtgcccagtttcactattcGGCATCGAAagagtcgagcgcgctgtctcctgtgacagctcttgtttgttaatgCTCTTATATAAGTATTAGAGTGTTCCTTAGGCTCgaacatgaaaattaaaacggACTGTCGCCTTttagggttcctcattacagtacaaaggggccaaaggtcaaataagtgcatttacaaataaactatgccactgtgcacttgttttattttcatataccttctatattggtttaaatattgtgtctcaatgCCCTTtcgtattttctaaatataactgatgataatacataaaatacatatctaatgtatatataatattatatagaataatatgtatcttggaaaagtggcatacgatggcaaagtgtgttttacttgacatgtttgctaatccttatctttataaattatgtGGATGACCTAGAGAAAAATGTTTGGAACTGgcgtatccaagggttatttcaatgtaatttcaaggtcacagacatgtcaatgtcaaaactaattttttaaaaatgacttctaagtTATTAAAAGTAGCAAAATGATGCGTATATTAATcatatactcaacaacttttctaactccccacctgtttttttccctttatcgccaaattttgatagatttgaatgaatgttttaaacaaagttaaatgattattttattgtaatataacATAAAGAACGATCATATcctgatgtaaattcattttattgtaaGGGTGACAAAAAGTAACcattaaattaaaagtcacattagtaaattccaaatcacagtagtacactttgatcctattaattcaatgaaattaAGATTTTTATATTCTGCATGTTCAACTCTGTTTAGTTGTAATGGAACAtctgttaatattttcaatatgtaaATGTTATTCTTTATCAGGTTTGTGATGTCATTAATGACagcattaatgacaaaattgtttaatcccgcagatgaCATTACTTGCTGCATACgaaccagcaccaagttgcattcattcagTGACATTTTTTGGGAGAGGAGATCTTTATTAAACTGTCATGGCACAACCAATATACGCACAATTGGTATCGCTGTTACGTTTATTTAAAAGAAGTGGGCCTTAAACATTATGTCcagttttcattcaaatctgtcaaaatttggcacaaataaaaacaaaagtcaggtgtgCAGATGGAAAAATTGTTGGgcaaatgattacaaaatgacactacaaatgcatttctgaaatacttttgaaagtaacatttataatattatatggaatCTTTCTCCAGCCCCTAAAGAAATGATTCCAATCTGTTgatgattcattatatgatatatttttatgttaatttttccACGTGGCGATagttaaataggaccattttagaagaataactgaaatattggtcacaaCATAGGTTTTAACAAACGAAACATaacagatctgtaggatttcaactagttaatcCATCCACTATTCCCTTGATTTGCTGTAATACAGTTGTTTTTTACTATCGGTCaggcatttatcatcatattttatgtattttcaattaagaagcacatttcaagaactagattttctaTCACCGAAGCTTTTCTGATATCACAAACGTTATGTGGGAAAGACAACTGGGTGAAAGTTTGAAATTGTggttttgattaaattttgaaTTAAGATATCTCTGCACGTTCggattaacatttatttttcaaattagacCTCACGCTATTTTTCATTATAGGAGTCATGTTCGTAAcaatttgagaatattttttttttctataatgtcttctcacagttgtaaataaacatatggcctataaattggtgaaataatatttttgagatatttgaccatgattaaagtgaaccgcacaatTCATGCTAATTTCTAGACAATATATTGAATTAATTTgtgtgtcagatgttttaatatcatattttaactttagaaagatagcaGAGTGTTAGTGTAATAAAAttactcacaggttgtcatttattcataaatgattttcatttctgtaggCCAAatgctttattctacgttttacggacaaatgacgttacgccatgacTTCTGGTTtgtcaaacgtgcagaactaccttgacTAACTGGTCGAccattgaacaaaaaaaaatcttgcaaatgtttttttttaaatcagaaggAAGACACGTACAATCAAGTCTATATAATATTCTAAATCATTATCATTACAActaatcaatgacacaaataacaGCACAGTAATTATcataaacatatataaagtatattattAATGGACAAACAGATGAATATCTACTTGACTGcaagttacataaaaaacaaactattttacaTTTCCTATATatagttcaatgacagttttagCTATTAAACACTTTTACGTTTAATTTGTACCATCAAAGTAAAACGCGTTTGTACTCCAATAACTTTTGATACATACTAGTGCACAATCTCTTTTTCATCAACAAATTTAttattgttaaaatcatttgattaCAGTATACGGATAATCATGCCTTTCTCTTGGCAAATATAAAGCTGATTAACTTCTTTTTGAACAAAAAGTTATGACGGAGTATAGAATGCCATCGGATTTAGTATGTTACTTGTAACAGCTGCAACTTTCTTCCACCGTTCAAGTTACTTGAGACAGCAAGAAGTGATTTGTCCTTCGAAATACAGACTCTGTATGGCAATTCCATATCTAGCTTGTACGATGATAGGATGCGACCTGTTTGAGAGATCTGCACAATGGAGTTTGTTTTATTACTGCAAACCAGGATACAGTCGGATGGACCTACTGCTACACCACGTGGTTCCTTGATCTGGTCGTCCTTGACAACAACTCTGGTGTTGCTCTTGATGTCATATATATAGACAGTATGCTCGTTCCTATCGGTGAGAACCACTTTGTCACTGTTTCTAATATATGTACAAACACTAGTGCCTATAGGATATTTCTTGCTCGGAAAGTTGATACTGAAATCTTTCTCTTCTCCTGACAGAGATACAATACGAACAGGTGTTGTATCATCGTAAGTTCCAACAACAAAGTTTCTCTCATCTTTCATACATATAGAGTCATACTTTGTCTTAACTTCACATGTCCTGATCAAAGTTATCTCGTTAGATTTACTGACACGTAGAAAATCTATCGTCATGTAACGGCCACTTGTTATCGCCACTTCCTCCTCAGATACAGCAACAACACTCTGTGGCATATTCGATAACTGATATGATCCTACTTTCTCAAGCTTCTCATTGTAAATCAAGCATTTCCTGTTTTTATTATCCACGGCAATCAGTCTACCATCCGGTAGGAAATCCAGTCCTTTGTATAACGGTTCCTTGGCATCATCTCCCGTCTGCTTCAGATCAATGGAAGTAATCATTGTTAATTTAACAATTGGATCTAAAGGTATTAAAGGTTTCACAGCTTCCGGTACAAAGTATTTTAATGTCAGTTGTCCAGGAACGTAATCAGCAATCGAAAGTGGGGGCAATTTCAAAGTGTCATCAAAATCAAACGAAACGGTCACGGTCTCTAACCTTTGACATTCCTTGTCAACGTTACTGCTAAGTTCATCGACTTGTTTCTTTATTCTGTGTTCCAATATAAACTGTTGTAATGGCGTACCGTTCTGATAAACGTTATCAATTGTTTCAATAGATTTTGTTGCATCAGCAACATGTTTCTCACTGTCTGATTGTTTCCTTGTCAGTTTATTGAATGTTTCTGTCTTAAATGATTCAGCGTCCTTAGCAACGGAAATTTCCAAATCGTCAAACATTTTCATTACATCATCACGCATTCGCCTAATTGTTAAAGACACTTCTTTAACATCTTGATCCAGTTTCTCTTTTGATGACATGGCATGTTTAACGATCTTTTCAGCCTTCTCGTTTACTTCTTGCAACTTTACCTTTAATTTAGAACTTTCTGATGCAGAACTTCCGGCAATCTTCTGTATTTCTACGACACTGTGACATTTCCGGTGATCGACAATAGCACATGTACTGCAGCAAAGCTGATTCTCATCCTCGCAGAAGAATTCTAAAACTTTATGATGCTCATCACATTGGTCTAATCCCCTCATATCAAACGAGACTGGTTTCGTTTTCACTTCTTTTGCATTCACTAGCTTGTGATTTCTCAAGAACGCGTGCGTTGTATGTACGTTTGAACATTCTGTACACTGAAACTCGTCACATGTTAAACAAAACACATCAGCTACTGTTTGTTTATCCTTACTTGAACACGGCTGACATAATATCTGCTCTGTTCGTCCAGGAACTGCATCATCAGCGCTGTTATATTCCATATTCCCACTCCCCTTTTCCTCCATTTTGAATCGTATGATAATATGTACAATACAAGTATGTTTAAACTTGTCTtgttatatatttgatttaagaTAAAGCCGCTTATATCAGAAATAGGCCTGGAATGCGGAAGTAAATTGAGTTTTGTAAGTGTAcacgttttaaaatatattacattttctgtttattGAATAAAGTACACTGCTAAAGATTATAATTTATGATACTTCTGAAAACATAACAAATGAATATAACAAGAGAGCCCAGTTTCGCCTATATAGGATATTAAGACTGAACGttatcaaattttaatgaaatattttgccCGCTGAATTAAGAAACGAATACATTTTCAAAGTCTTGGTGATTATGACTTACTGGACTGCTGGGTATTTCTACAACACTATTTATGATTCACTTTATCTCTCTAACGGGCTACAGTTAAACCTGCATTAGCCGTCACCTGAAATTAAGCAGCCACTTCTCTTAGGCAGCCAATCAGTAGTCTTTCAAAATCGACACTTTATACTTATTTCCACCTGTCTTAAGCGGCTAAAATGTGTGGCTATATTGGCTGACTGTTTTATACAGTTTAACTGTACGTGCAATTATTCTAGTGTTGAAAATCGTTCAAAATTTCTACGTCAAATAATCTGTGCGATACTACCGCATCGTTGATTAATCATGGCGAAAAGCAGATATGGCCTTTTTAAACTAAAAGGAAAAAGATTACCTTTCCTATTTTGGAAACGAGATAATTCAAGTAAAACTAATGCAACGAAATGCCGGTGGTGACTTTAATTTATAGTTCATATTTCTCACTTTACAATTCGTGCTTCACATTTTATACTTATTGCTTCACATCTTATACTTTATAGTTTAAAGTTCACTGTTCACAATATTTAAAGTTCATACTTCACTTTTCACATTTCACTGTTCTCAGTTCATATATCACACTTCATTTTTCATAGTTATCGTTTGtacaatataataaaaatctTGTGGCCGTTTTAAGCTGTAACTACCTATTTTCTATATTTGGCCCAGAAATAGTTAGTGACatttccttgaattttttttctaatgaatacTACAATATGTTAGTTGAGAGTATGTAATTAATTCAAATCATACAAGCTTGTAAAAAGTTTAagtcgatataaaatatttaatcattTCGTGGACTGACGATAATACACTTTCAAAATCTTTGAATATGAGCATTAAACCATTGTGTTTTTAACAATAGTTTCGGGTTGTTAAAGGATTCTAGAGGATGTTTTAACCCTTCTTTATATCGTCTTAAGtgaaaataatcaatttaatataaaacaaatataattaatacaatgtataatgaattcatttacaaatcatttttgCACACCACACATTTTCTACAAATGATGTTGAGAAAGTAATGTGTGTTTAATACTAAGTCTTATCGgatatcttatcaattaaaatttcaGGTGAACATGTCTATCATTATGAAAGCATTGATGCTATTAACTCAAACTATTTTCACATTTGTTTATATCTGAATCCTTCCTTAACCTCTGCATACTATACGAGGAAGAAGGACATCATCAATTAACCCTTTTTATGCtaaacatgactgattctgcctttgcaaaatgtgtaaatcgatcatgatcagcctgcttaatagtgcagtctgatcatgatctgcccAGTTCGCTATtcacacggtggggaaaccaagaatgctacgtcatcaaaacccagtgcaaatgagctgaccacacacagatttacgtcgattcaggtcagaaaagtcttgtaacttttttattactgcagctttcgactcgagataaagagcaccgtacccggcctggagtatactattctgcggtagtgttccatattgtacgtatagcttggtttttgctcgaaaacgcgaacagttggcaaagaaggtatgagctgtaccacacttttgtctaagaaagtgagttttgaccgcattttcgtgaaatgaggacagatttgaagctcatttaatatcagtgactagcataatagtcaatcattgttttattttgctattttcaaggatatctgacgatattttattcaaaacaaacaacgttattaaaatgagaacatccacactgacgactttgttggagaacatccacactatt is a window from the Mercenaria mercenaria strain notata chromosome 7, MADL_Memer_1, whole genome shotgun sequence genome containing:
- the LOC128558730 gene encoding uncharacterized protein LOC128558730, with amino-acid sequence MEEKGSGNMEYNSADDAVPGRTEQILCQPCSSKDKQTVADVFCLTCDEFQCTECSNVHTTHAFLRNHKLVNAKEVKTKPVSFDMRGLDQCDEHHKVLEFFCEDENQLCCSTCAIVDHRKCHSVVEIQKIAGSSASESSKLKVKLQEVNEKAEKIVKHAMSSKEKLDQDVKEVSLTIRRMRDDVMKMFDDLEISVAKDAESFKTETFNKLTRKQSDSEKHVADATKSIETIDNVYQNGTPLQQFILEHRIKKQVDELSSNVDKECQRLETVTVSFDFDDTLKLPPLSIADYVPGQLTLKYFVPEAVKPLIPLDPIVKLTMITSIDLKQTGDDAKEPLYKGLDFLPDGRLIAVDNKNRKCLIYNEKLEKVGSYQLSNMPQSVVAVSEEEVAITSGRYMTIDFLRVSKSNEITLIRTCEVKTKYDSICMKDERNFVVGTYDDTTPVRIVSLSGEEKDFSINFPSKKYPIGTSVCTYIRNSDKVVLTDRNEHTVYIYDIKSNTRVVVKDDQIKEPRGVAVGPSDCILVCSNKTNSIVQISQTGRILSSYKLDMELPYRVCISKDKSLLAVSSNLNGGRKLQLLQVTY